A part of Dehalogenimonas sp. W genomic DNA contains:
- the nuoK gene encoding NADH-quinone oxidoreductase subunit NuoK, which translates to MGLNHYLVLSAVLFGIGLWGALSKRSAVVILMCIELMLNAAAIAMVAFSRYVTPELLTGQVFTIFIIVVAAAEATVALAIIMNIYRSRDTIDATKIDLMKW; encoded by the coding sequence ATCGGCCTGAATCATTATCTGGTGTTGTCCGCGGTGCTGTTCGGCATCGGGCTGTGGGGCGCGTTGTCCAAACGCAGCGCCGTGGTTATTTTAATGTGCATTGAACTGATGCTGAATGCGGCGGCCATCGCCATGGTGGCCTTTTCCCGTTATGTTACCCCGGAACTCTTAACCGGGCAGGTATTCACCATCTTTATTATCGTAGTGGCCGCAGCGGAAGCGACGGTGGCGCTGGCCATCATCATGAATATCTACCGCAGCCGCGACACCATAGATGCCACCAAGATTGATTTAATGAAATGGTAG
- the nuoL gene encoding NADH-quinone oxidoreductase subunit L yields MITAPFVWAILLLPLAAFALIALVLKPLKTAPALSGYVSITAIGAALGLSLWALFGVIGAEHHEIFIAPLEWVNVAGLTINFGIILDGLTAVMLVVITFVALMVNIYSQGYMHGDPGYPRYYAFLSLFATAMIGLVLSDNLFITFAFWELVGLCSYLLIGFWFERPAAAIAAKKAFIVTRIGDFGFLAAILLLFANTGTLDIRELNELAIVGILAGGVLTWGALGIFLGAVGKSAQFPLHVWLPDAMEGPTPVSALIHAATMVAAGVFLVARTYPMFEHSATALTTVAVVGGITAIFAATMGLVMHDMKRVLAYSTISQLGYMMLGLGTGGVAIAIFHLMNHAFFKSLLFLGSGSVNHATGTFDMRRMGGLKKYMPKTYWTMMIASLSMAGIWPLSGFFSKDEIVAGSATQPVLFTLALITVFMTAFYMFRLMFMSFHGKYRGEGHPHESPLVMTAPLLILAVPAAFSGFLNLTGGFGALFGHGESVSILKGLFGAFSHGETWLSLGLAGSGILLAYAIYIKGWVNADSISRRFGAIYELVKRKYFMDELYEKVIAELVLLRGVFAGFHFFDSRMLDNGLNTLLVQNIITRKLFGKMRYFDEKAVDGAVNGVADGTVAAGSVLRRAQTGQLQTYGLFISMGILVIVVAVFLAG; encoded by the coding sequence GTGATTACGGCACCGTTTGTCTGGGCGATCCTGTTGCTGCCGCTGGCGGCCTTCGCTCTTATTGCTCTGGTGCTTAAGCCGCTGAAGACCGCGCCGGCCTTGAGCGGCTATGTCAGCATTACCGCCATCGGCGCGGCTCTGGGGCTGTCGCTGTGGGCGCTCTTCGGCGTGATCGGCGCCGAGCATCACGAAATCTTTATCGCGCCGCTGGAATGGGTCAACGTGGCCGGGCTGACGATCAACTTCGGCATTATACTGGACGGACTGACCGCGGTGATGCTGGTGGTGATTACCTTTGTGGCGCTGATGGTCAATATCTACTCCCAGGGGTATATGCACGGCGACCCGGGCTACCCGCGTTATTATGCCTTCCTGTCGCTTTTTGCCACGGCGATGATCGGCCTGGTGCTGAGCGATAATCTGTTTATTACCTTTGCCTTCTGGGAACTGGTGGGGCTATGTTCCTACCTGTTGATCGGCTTCTGGTTTGAACGCCCGGCGGCGGCGATTGCGGCTAAAAAGGCCTTTATTGTCACCCGCATCGGCGATTTCGGGTTCCTGGCGGCTATCCTGCTGCTCTTTGCCAACACCGGCACGCTGGACATCCGCGAGCTTAATGAACTGGCGATAGTCGGCATACTGGCCGGCGGCGTGCTGACCTGGGGCGCACTGGGTATCTTCCTGGGCGCGGTGGGCAAGAGCGCCCAGTTCCCGCTGCACGTCTGGCTGCCGGACGCCATGGAAGGCCCGACGCCGGTTTCGGCGCTGATCCACGCCGCGACCATGGTGGCCGCCGGTGTGTTCCTGGTGGCCCGCACTTACCCGATGTTTGAACACTCGGCCACGGCGCTTACCACGGTGGCGGTGGTGGGCGGCATTACCGCCATCTTTGCCGCGACCATGGGGCTGGTGATGCACGATATGAAGCGGGTGCTGGCCTATTCCACCATTTCCCAACTGGGTTATATGATGCTGGGTCTGGGCACCGGCGGTGTGGCGATTGCCATTTTCCACCTGATGAATCACGCCTTCTTCAAGAGCCTGCTGTTTCTGGGTTCCGGTTCGGTTAACCATGCCACCGGCACTTTTGATATGCGCCGGATGGGCGGACTTAAAAAATACATGCCTAAAACCTACTGGACGATGATGATTGCTTCACTGTCCATGGCCGGCATCTGGCCGCTGTCCGGTTTCTTCTCCAAGGACGAGATTGTGGCCGGTTCCGCCACGCAGCCGGTACTGTTCACGCTGGCGCTGATTACGGTTTTTATGACCGCGTTTTATATGTTCCGGCTGATGTTCATGAGCTTCCACGGTAAGTACCGGGGCGAGGGGCATCCGCATGAGTCCCCGCTGGTGATGACGGCACCGCTGCTGATACTGGCGGTACCGGCCGCCTTCTCCGGCTTTTTGAACCTGACCGGCGGCTTCGGGGCGTTGTTCGGTCACGGGGAGAGCGTCAGTATTCTTAAAGGCTTGTTCGGCGCCTTCAGCCATGGGGAAACCTGGCTGTCGCTGGGGCTGGCCGGTTCCGGTATCCTGCTGGCTTATGCCATCTATATTAAAGGCTGGGTGAACGCCGACAGCATCAGCCGGCGCTTCGGGGCGATATACGAACTGGTTAAGCGCAAGTACTTTATGGATGAGCTGTACGAGAAGGTTATCGCTGAGTTAGTGCTGCTGCGCGGCGTGTTTGCCGGATTCCATTTCTTTGACAGCCGCATGCTGGACAACGGCCTCAATACCCTGCTGGTGCAGAATATTATTACCCGTAAGCTGTTCGGCAAAATGCGCTATTTTGATGAAAAGGCCGTGGACGGGGCGGTTAACGGGGTGGCCGACGGCACGGTGGCCGCCGGTTCGGTGCTGCGCCGGGCGCAGACCGGGCAGCTTCAGACGTACGGTTTATTTATTTCAATGGGAATTTTAGTCATTGTCGTGGCGGTTTTTCTCGCCGGTTAG
- a CDS encoding NADH-quinone oxidoreductase subunit M, with product MPYLTLTIAIPILGALLIALWPRLCSKTIRNISLAATILPLIFSIIVFAGFDRSAAMNGVIQFSEKISWIPLINANYSLGVDGVSLPFLLLTTLLGFLVILISWKIDLRVREYFAWILLLQASITGVFLSQDFLLFFIFWELELIPMYFLIAIWGAGRREYSALKYVLYTLLGGAFILAGILVLFFGTGSLDMAYLASADLTGLLAPGMLALAFVFFFLGFAIKLPVFPFHTWLPDAHTDAPTAVSVVLAGTLLKMGGYAMIRVNAAMFPDEALTFAPFILVLAVISIVYGGAVTLKQTDIKRLIAYSSVSHMGFVLLGIFALGHLSMIGAALQMVSHGIITGLLFAITGVVMHNTHERSIPLLGGLTHQMPRAAVIFILGGLGAMAVPATSGFIAEVWTFIGAFSSGVVPGIEIYTIFSLLGILLAAAYILWTVQRVFFGQPLPKFAKVKDADRVEGLFAVIFVIAMFVIGLYPRILTDVFEGGIKPIAALFGAS from the coding sequence ATGCCCTATTTAACACTTACGATTGCTATCCCGATACTGGGAGCGCTGCTGATCGCCCTCTGGCCGCGGCTGTGCAGTAAGACCATCCGGAATATTTCTCTGGCAGCCACTATCCTGCCGCTGATCTTTTCCATCATTGTTTTTGCCGGCTTTGACCGCTCGGCGGCGATGAACGGCGTCATCCAGTTCAGCGAAAAGATATCCTGGATTCCGCTGATCAACGCCAATTACTCTCTGGGCGTGGACGGCGTGTCTTTGCCGTTTCTGCTGCTGACCACTTTGCTGGGCTTTCTGGTAATCCTCATCTCCTGGAAGATTGACCTGCGGGTGCGGGAATACTTTGCCTGGATACTGCTGCTTCAGGCCTCCATCACCGGCGTCTTCCTGTCCCAGGACTTTCTGTTGTTCTTCATTTTCTGGGAACTGGAACTGATCCCGATGTACTTCCTGATTGCCATCTGGGGCGCCGGACGCCGGGAATATTCCGCACTGAAATACGTGTTGTATACCCTGCTGGGCGGGGCTTTCATTCTGGCCGGTATTCTGGTGCTGTTCTTCGGCACCGGCTCACTGGATATGGCTTATCTGGCTTCGGCCGATTTAACCGGACTGCTGGCACCTGGCATGCTGGCGCTGGCCTTTGTGTTTTTCTTCCTGGGCTTTGCCATCAAGCTGCCGGTGTTTCCGTTCCATACCTGGCTGCCGGACGCACATACTGACGCGCCGACCGCCGTTTCGGTGGTGCTGGCCGGGACGCTGCTGAAAATGGGCGGCTATGCCATGATCCGGGTGAACGCCGCCATGTTCCCCGATGAAGCGCTCACCTTTGCGCCGTTTATCCTGGTGCTGGCGGTTATCAGCATTGTGTACGGCGGCGCGGTGACGCTGAAACAAACCGATATCAAGCGGCTGATTGCCTACTCTTCCGTCAGCCACATGGGCTTTGTGCTGCTGGGTATTTTTGCCCTGGGTCATCTGTCTATGATCGGCGCCGCGTTGCAGATGGTGTCGCACGGTATTATCACCGGCCTGCTCTTTGCTATTACCGGCGTGGTGATGCATAATACTCACGAACGGTCTATTCCCCTGTTAGGCGGTTTGACCCACCAGATGCCGCGGGCGGCGGTTATCTTCATTCTGGGCGGTCTGGGCGCTATGGCGGTGCCGGCGACCTCCGGCTTTATTGCTGAGGTGTGGACCTTTATCGGCGCCTTCTCCAGCGGCGTGGTGCCGGGGATTGAAATCTATACCATTTTCTCACTACTGGGTATTCTCCTGGCGGCGGCTTACATCCTGTGGACTGTCCAGCGGGTGTTCTTCGGCCAGCCGTTGCCGAAGTTTGCCAAAGTGAAGGACGCCGACCGGGTGGAAGGTCTGTTTGCGGTGATTTTTGTTATCGCCATGTTTGTCATCGGGTTGTACCCCCGGATTCTGACCGATGTTTTTGAAGGCGGCATCAAACCTATCGCCGCGCTGTTCGGAGCGAGTTAA
- a CDS encoding NADH-quinone oxidoreductase subunit N, which produces MEFRYLIPELIVLGTAVAVILADLFVKEKKWLTILALGGLGAAVIAAVIGWPDASLSLFGGMISHDAFASFFKIFFPVMAGLVIMASVDWTHKFERFRGEYHALILLAATGMMLIAGATNLITLYLALEITAVAFYVLVGIQKDKKSTESALKYVLLSGTASAVLVYGMALVFGFTGTTGLAEIAASLQSMAPGAILDSPGLLMGLILIIAGLGFKIAAVPFQFWVPDVYEGAPTPITMYLSIASKAAGFAIILRILGTAFLEPGALAQQWAPVVAALAAIGMTLGNLMAIPQANIKRLLAFSTVAHAGYIMVGLAALGNAPELSSVAIGSIIFYLIAFAVSDLAAFITVIAISNKLNSDNFADYAGLIRTSPFMAGMLTLALLSLIGFPPTAGFLAKFYIFAAGVQADLLWLVVLAAVNTVISAYYYFGVIKVLWMREPAQQTGVTASGALKTALAVSSFGILLFGILPALAMKLAETAAGVFGG; this is translated from the coding sequence GTGGAATTCCGTTACCTGATACCGGAGCTGATTGTGCTGGGGACGGCGGTAGCCGTGATTCTGGCCGACCTGTTCGTCAAGGAGAAGAAATGGCTGACCATCCTGGCCCTGGGCGGCCTGGGAGCGGCGGTTATCGCTGCTGTTATCGGCTGGCCGGACGCGTCGCTGAGCCTGTTCGGCGGCATGATTTCCCATGATGCCTTTGCTTCATTTTTTAAAATTTTCTTCCCGGTGATGGCCGGACTGGTCATCATGGCCTCCGTGGACTGGACTCATAAGTTTGAGCGCTTCAGGGGTGAGTATCACGCCCTGATATTGCTGGCGGCAACCGGTATGATGCTGATAGCCGGCGCCACCAACCTGATTACCCTTTACCTGGCGCTGGAAATCACCGCTGTGGCGTTCTATGTACTGGTGGGTATTCAGAAGGATAAAAAGTCCACCGAATCAGCGCTGAAGTATGTGCTGCTGTCCGGCACCGCTTCTGCGGTGCTGGTGTACGGCATGGCGCTGGTCTTCGGGTTTACCGGTACCACCGGACTGGCCGAAATTGCCGCCTCACTGCAATCCATGGCGCCGGGTGCCATTCTGGATTCACCCGGTCTGCTGATGGGGTTAATCCTGATTATTGCCGGTCTGGGGTTCAAGATTGCCGCGGTGCCGTTCCAGTTCTGGGTGCCGGATGTATATGAAGGCGCACCGACACCGATTACCATGTACCTGTCCATCGCCTCCAAAGCGGCCGGTTTTGCTATCATCCTGCGGATACTGGGCACGGCTTTCCTGGAACCCGGAGCGCTGGCGCAGCAATGGGCGCCGGTGGTGGCGGCGCTGGCGGCTATCGGCATGACGCTGGGCAACCTGATGGCCATACCACAGGCCAATATCAAACGCCTGCTGGCTTTCTCCACAGTGGCTCACGCCGGTTATATCATGGTGGGTTTGGCGGCGCTGGGTAACGCGCCGGAACTGTCCAGCGTGGCTATCGGCAGTATTATTTTCTATTTAATCGCCTTTGCGGTAAGCGACCTGGCCGCTTTTATTACGGTTATCGCGATCTCCAATAAACTGAATAGCGACAACTTTGCCGACTACGCCGGACTGATCCGCACCTCGCCGTTTATGGCCGGCATGCTGACGCTGGCGCTACTGTCGCTCATCGGCTTTCCGCCGACGGCGGGTTTCCTGGCCAAGTTTTATATCTTTGCCGCCGGTGTGCAGGCCGATTTGCTGTGGCTGGTGGTGCTGGCGGCGGTTAATACCGTTATTTCCGCTTACTATTACTTCGGCGTCATCAAGGTACTGTGGATGCGGGAACCGGCGCAGCAGACCGGGGTGACGGCGTCCGGGGCGTTGAAAACCGCGCTGGCGGTGTCTTCCTTCGGCATTCTGCTCTTCGGCATCCTGCCGGCGCTGGCCATGAAGCTGGCGGAAACGGCGGCGGGGGTGTTTGGGGGATAA